The Salvia splendens isolate huo1 chromosome 21, SspV2, whole genome shotgun sequence genome includes a window with the following:
- the LOC121784317 gene encoding uncharacterized protein LOC121784317 yields the protein MSHFLYGKLVYMCSSISLHLSCLENLRLKTNRVKDPLYVHHQSCYLFGRERRVADIPTDHPSCSKQHSVLQNRQVEEENPDGGVTKRERPYIFNGSWKHQWDLGQCEQLVGIIFEICSLLHRIKISY from the exons ATGTCTCACTTTTTATATGGCAAACTTGTTTACATGTGCAGCAGCATAAGCCTTCATTTGAGCTGTCTGGAAAACTTGCGGCTGAAAACCAATCGAGTAAAAG ATCCTCTTTATGTACATCATCAAAGTTGCTATCTGTTTGGTAGAGAGAGAAGGGTTGCAGACATCCCAACAGACCATCCATCCTGCAGTAAACAGCATTCTGTTCTTCAGAATAG ACAAGTGGAGGAGGAAAACCCAGATGGTGGTGTGACAAAAAGAGAGAG GCCTTATATATTTAATGGATCTTGGAAGCACCAATGGGACCTTGGTCAATGTGAGCAGCTTGTCGGAATAATTTTTGAAATCTGCTCTCTGCTCCATCGTATAAAGATCTCTTATTAG